Below is a genomic region from Candidatus Thermoplasmatota archaeon.
GCAAAGCTCCTCGGGCGGAACCGCGCCGGGGCCGAGGCCGCCTCCGCCCTCGACCTTGCGGGATTCCCCGCGCGCGGCCGCGATCTTGCGGCAGGCGCCCTCTCGCGAGGTCAGCGTCAGCGCGTCGCGCTCGCGCGGGCTTTCGTCGGCGAGCCCGACATCGTCCTGCTCGACGAGCCGCACGCGGGCCTCGACGAAGACGGCGCGGCGGCGCTCGACCGCGCCCTCGCGGGCCTTGCCGCGCGGGGCGCGACGGTCCTCGTCGCGACGCATGACGCGCCGAGGCTCGGCGCGCTCGTCGATCGCGCCGTCGCGCTCGAGCGCGGCCGCGTGGCTCGCGACGAGCCCCGGAGGAACGCGCCATGAGGGCGGCGTTCCTGGTGGCCGCGAAGGACCTTCGCGTCGAAGGCCGCACGCGCGATCTCGTGAACGCGATGCTGCTCCTCGCCCTCCTCGTCCTCGCGGTCGGGCTCGTCGCCTACCACGACCTCCACGAGCGCGCCGTCGTGGCGTCCGGCGTGCTCTGGACGGCGGTGGTCTTCGCGAGCGCCCTCGCCTCCGCGCGGTCGTTCGCGAACGAGCGCGACCGGGGTACGCTCGACGTCCTCCTCGGGGCGCCCGCCGACCGCGGCGACATCTTCCTGGGGAAGACGATCGCCCACGCGACGCTCCTCCTTGCGGTCGAAACGGCTGTGCTGCCGCTCTACGCGTGGCTTTCCCCGGACCTCGGCGGCGTCGCGCTCGGGACGCTCGCGGTCATCGCCGTCCTCGCGACGGTGGGGCTTGCGGCCGCGGCGACCATCCTTGCGGCCGTCGCGACGGCGGCTCGAGCGCGGGAAGCGCTCGTTCCCGTGCTCCTGCTTCCCGTCGCGATGCCGGTCGTCATCTCCGCCATCCATGCGACGACGGCCGCGTTCGAAGGCGCGGGACTTTCGGAGGTCGCGGGTGAAGCAGCCTTATTGGCCGGGTTCGCCATCATCGTCCTCGCCCTCGGATGGTATCTCTTCGAGGAGGTCGTCGCATGAACGGGCGGACAGTCCTCGTCGCCGTCGCCGTCGTCGCGATGCTCGCGCACGTCGTCCTCGCGCTCGTCGTCGCCCCTCAGGCGAAGGGCTTCGTCGCGCCGGTGACGCAGCGCATCTTCTACTTCCACGTTCCATCCGCATGGATCGGATACCTCGCCTTCGCGGTCACGGCCTTCGCGAGCGCCCGCTTCCTCCACGCGCCCGCCGCGCGCTGGGACCACCTCGCCCGGTCGAGCGCGGAGGTCGGTACCGTGTTCAGCGTGGTCGCGCTCGTCACAGGCCTCGCATGGAGCCGGCTCGAGTTCGCAGGCTACGATCCGTTCACGGACGCGAAGGTCATCACGCTCGTCGTGCTCATCCTCGCGTATCTCGCTTACCTCTCGTTGAGGGCGGGCGTCGCCGACGACGATCGACGTGGCCGTCTCGCGGCCGTCTTCGGGCTCCTCGCCGTCGTGGGCGTGCCGCTCTCCTACCTCGCCTCGAGCGTCAGCATCCATCCCGACTTCACGCGGCCGGGATCCGGCCTGGACCCGGGCCTCGGCATCTACCTTGGCTTCGGCGTTGTCGCGTTCACGCTCCTCTACGCGGCCCTCGCCGCCCTCCGTTACGATCTTGCCGTCCTCGAGGCGCGCCTCGTCGCGGCCTCCGAAACCCTGGAGAGATGACATTTGGCCGACGACCTCCTGACGTTCGCGTTCGCCTTCTCCGCCGTGTGGATCGCCCTGGGAGCGTACCTTGTGCGGCTCCACCGCCTTTCGGAGCGCCTCGCGCGGGAGATCGCGCACCTCGAAGATGCCGCGAGAACGTCCGGGGAAAGCCCAAGTACGCGGAAGGAGTGAGCGACGCGTGCGCCGCGCCGCGAAGCTCGCCATTGTGCTCCTCCTCGTCGCCGCAGGGGGCGCTCTCGCCCTCATCGGGGTCGCGCCCCAGGAGCTGAAGTCGGTCGCGACGCTCGTGGACGACCCGGAGCCCTGGATCGGTCGCGACGTGGGTCTCAAGGCGACCGTGCGCGAGGGAAGCCTTGTGCGCGCCAACGGCACCGTCGCGTTCGACGTCGTGGGCGACCACCGCGTGCTTCCGGTCCGATGGGCGTCCCACCACGCGGTCCCCGAGCACGACGCGGGCGGGACCCTCGAGGGCCGCACCGTCGTCGTCGAGGGGCGGCTCGCGCGCG
It encodes:
- the ccmA gene encoding heme ABC exporter ATP-binding protein CcmA translates to MLVFEDVTRRFGRATALEGVTLAFDAKTTTALLGPNGSGKTTLLRLAAALDRPSRGAVRLDGRDLREDAASRARIGYAGHDAALYDALTALENVAFRAKLLGRNRAGAEAASALDLAGFPARGRDLAAGALSRGQRQRVALARAFVGEPDIVLLDEPHAGLDEDGAAALDRALAGLAARGATVLVATHDAPRLGALVDRAVALERGRVARDEPRRNAP
- a CDS encoding heme exporter protein CcmB, translated to MRAAFLVAAKDLRVEGRTRDLVNAMLLLALLVLAVGLVAYHDLHERAVVASGVLWTAVVFASALASARSFANERDRGTLDVLLGAPADRGDIFLGKTIAHATLLLAVETAVLPLYAWLSPDLGGVALGTLAVIAVLATVGLAAAATILAAVATAARAREALVPVLLLPVAMPVVISAIHATTAAFEGAGLSEVAGEAALLAGFAIIVLALGWYLFEEVVA
- the ccsA gene encoding cytochrome c biogenesis protein CcsA, which produces MNGRTVLVAVAVVAMLAHVVLALVVAPQAKGFVAPVTQRIFYFHVPSAWIGYLAFAVTAFASARFLHAPAARWDHLARSSAEVGTVFSVVALVTGLAWSRLEFAGYDPFTDAKVITLVVLILAYLAYLSLRAGVADDDRRGRLAAVFGLLAVVGVPLSYLASSVSIHPDFTRPGSGLDPGLGIYLGFGVVAFTLLYAALAALRYDLAVLEARLVAASETLER
- a CDS encoding CcmD family protein, translating into MADDLLTFAFAFSAVWIALGAYLVRLHRLSERLAREIAHLEDAARTSGESPSTRKE
- a CDS encoding cytochrome c maturation protein CcmE, translating into MRRAAKLAIVLLLVAAGGALALIGVAPQELKSVATLVDDPEPWIGRDVGLKATVREGSLVRANGTVAFDVVGDHRVLPVRWASHHAVPEHDAGGTLEGRTVVVEGRLARDGAGALVFLAHDMQVGCASKYEPA